A window of Salmo trutta chromosome 31, fSalTru1.1, whole genome shotgun sequence contains these coding sequences:
- the LOC115169393 gene encoding spermatogenesis-associated protein 2-like — MDAKLQEDLFRRYVACLERRLEDGGGKAGPGRGTSQRGSEALLSTATALLGAYQPDPGQRFRMVRFYEVVENAMRCLRGCSLRGLERAFLTLETVCTNLLLFPWKKEFRCIKTFTGPYVYHLQAVLCDADLRSLLRSMGYSRDHELQFHVRDHPGGPAHLRQLAFELFLAQAECRLLGEVVALARGSASELEALEQRRGCRDDAAGCAEVLRRRDSLGADMARLSVRPVDIGHPHHLRRGGRPSKSVDVTDGAGHWHTASKPVLKASLSLRKEPLFVDAEEDIKDEIIRPSTSTSMFSVAAPPSYSPLADFFPIQSPPSVDAYSSYHLSSLDEIDLYTERGGPGVGGRQTPSRPSSREPWDARDGWALKAHGGLSSLGVKCQGCGLGCSSLASCPRCEMILCSACHDIDPSPCCGLQEYPTPKSPRPMDGYLPVKEKLSVYSNTHSPHPHMHPHPLTHQHTHPHPQMVEKPLMATKLFPSKSVAVASAMVANADRASLGGSRCGFCNKPGASHTCVNCSKVSCDSCMSLYGKDLCTRKNPQHSFVPNHQLNFKSGTISHLVYR, encoded by the exons ATGGATGCTAAACTGCAAGAGGACCTGTTCCGGAGGTACGTGGCATGCCTGGAGAGGCGGCTGGAGGACGGAGGGGGGAAGGCGGGCCCTGGGAGAGGCACCTCACAGAGGGGCAGCGAGGCCCTACTCTCCACGGCCACGGCCCTGCTGGGGGCCTACCAGCCAGACCCGGGCCAGAGGTTCCGCATGGTGCGTTTCTATGAGGTGGTGGAGAATGCCATGCGCTGCCTGAGAGGCTGCAGTCTGCGTGGCCTGGAGAGAGCCTTCCTCACCCTGGAGACGGTCTGCACCAACCTGCTGCTCTTCCCCTGGAAGAAAGAGTTCCGCTGCATCAAG ACCTTCACAGGCCCGTATGTCTACCACCTTCAAGCTGTCTTGTGCGACGCCGATCTCCGTTCCCTCCTGCGTTCCATGGGCTACTCCCGTGATCACGAGCTCCAGTTCCACGTCCGGGACCACCCTGGTGGCCCGGCCCACCTCCGGCAGCTAGCCTTCGAGCTCTTCCTGGCCCAGGCAGAGTGTCGTCTCCTGGGGGAGGTGGTGGCTCTGGCCCGGGGCTCAGCTTCTGAGTTGGAGGCCCTGGAGCAACGGAGGGGCTGCCGGGACGACGCAGCCGGCTGTGCCGAGGTCCTTCGGCGGCGGGACAGCCTCGGGGCTGACATGGCCCGGCTCTCTGTGCGACCAGTGGACATAGGTCACCCTCACCAtctgaggagagggggaaggccATCCAAGTCAGTGGATGTGACGGATGGAGCTGGGCATTGGCACACAGCCAGTAAGCCTGTCCTGAAAGCCTCTCTGAGCCTGAGGAAGGAGCCTCTGTTTGTGGATGCAGAGGAAGACATAAAGGATGAGATCATCAGGCCCAGCACCTCCACATCCATGTTTTCTGTGGCTGCCCCGCCTTCTTACAGCCCCTTGGCTGACTTCTTCCCTATCCAATCACCGCCCTCGGTTGATGCCTACTCCTCCTACCACCTCTCCTCATTGGATGAGATTGATCTGTACACAGAGAGAGGTGGGCCTGGGGTTGGAGGTCGACAGACGCCTTCCAGACCTTCATCCAGGGAGCCCTGGGATGCCAGGGACGGCTGGGCGCTCAAAGCCCATGGCGGACTCTCTTCTCTGGGGGTGAAGTGTCAGGGTTGTGGCCTGGGCTGCTCCAGCCTGGCCTCCTGCCCTAGGTGTGAAATGATCCTGTGCTCAGCCTGTCACGACATCGACCCCTCCCCCTGTTGCGGCCTGCAGGAGTACCCAACCCCCAAATCACCCCGCCCCATGGATGGCTACCTCCCCGTCAAGGAGAAGCTGTCAGTATACTCCAACACTCACTCTCCTCACCCCCACATGCACCCTCATCCCCTCACCCACCAGcacacccacccccacccccagatGGTGGAGAAACCCCTCATGGCCACCAAGCTGTTTCCCAGCAAGTCGGTTGCCGTGGCGTCAGCCATGGTAGCCAATGCTGACCGAGCAAGTCTGGGGGGGTCGCGGTGCGGGTTCTGTAACAAGCCGGGCGCGTCTCACACCTGTGTGAACTGCTCCAAGGTATCGTGTGACTCGTGCATGAGCCTGTACGGCAAAGACTTGTGCACACGTAAAAACCCCCAGCACAGCTTTGTCCCCAACCATCAGCTCAACTTTAAGTCTGGAACCATATCACACCTGGTATACCGATGA